A single Bufo bufo chromosome 6, aBufBuf1.1, whole genome shotgun sequence DNA region contains:
- the LOC121004513 gene encoding gastrula zinc finger protein XlCGF71.1-like — protein MLVEVQRAHISEKPFSCLECGKCFALKKNLVTHQRTHTGEKPFLCSECGKCFALKKNLVTHQRTHTGEKPFSCSECGKGFNWKSDLVVHQRNHTGDKPFSCSECGKCFNWKSGLVIHQRNHTGERPYSCSECGKGFNWKSTLITHQRIHTGEKPFSCSECGKCFTHKSTLVDHQKIHTGEKLFSCSHCGKCFNHKSAFVSHQRIHTGEKPFSCSECGKCFTHKSTLVDHQRTHTGEKPYSCSDCGECFTWKPSLVDHQKTHKEK, from the coding sequence ATGCTTGTTGAAGTTCAAAGAGCTCACATatcggagaagccattttcatgtttagaatgtgggaaatgttttgctttaaaaaaaaatctggtaactcatcaaagaactcacacaggggagaagccattcttatgttcagaatgtggaaaatgttttgctttaaaaaaaaatctggttacgcatcaaagaactcacacaggggagaagccattttcatgctcagaatgtggaaaaggTTTTAACTGGAAGTCagatcttgttgtacatcagagaaatcacacaggggacaagccattttcatgctccgaatgtgggaaatgttttaattgGAAATCaggtcttgttatacatcagagaaatcacacaggggagaggccatattcatgttcagaatgtgggaaaggttTTAACTGGAAATCAACTCttattacacatcagagaattcacacaggggagaagccattttcatgttcagaatgtgggaaatgttttacccataaatcaactcttgttgatcatcagaaaattcacacaggggaaaagttATTTTCATGTTCAcactgtggaaaatgttttaaccaCAAATCAGCTTTTGtttcacatcagagaattcacacaggggagaagccattttcatgctcagaatgtgggaaatgttttactcataaatcaactcttgttgaccatcaaagaactcacacaggagagaagccatattcatgttcagattgTGGAGA